The region CTCAACATAAAGAAGTAAATCTGGCAATCTCTGACTGGAACAATACTTTTTACCAATTGTACTATATGAATTTGAGAGGAACCTCTGGCCATGACCAGCTGTCATGAGTTTTATAGCTGCTCGCTTAATCAGCTTatcattctctttcaaaaaatataacatatactTGTCATTCTCTCTAACTAAATCACCTAAATAAGTATTAGTCCAATTATCTCCCGGAAGATCagtcattataaaaatatgaattggtaGAGTACCTTCCTTCCTCAAAGATTCTAGTTTTTGCTTTAATCCTTGAAATGTAGCCTTTTGATGATTCTTAAACTGCCCATCCAACAATCTAAGTTGAGCGCAAAGAAATGGAGCCCTTATGGTTTGCTTAGCAAACTCCTTTCCAGCTATCAAGATTTCTGGGACAAAGGAAAGAAGTTTAGTCTCCTCCTTCAGAGATAGAAATCTCTGATTCTGATTAGACTCACGGATATCCACATATAATTCAGAACCTTTGTATGGGGCAGAGAAAAGGGTTCCAAATGCCAGCAGCGAGGCTGATTCAGCTTCAGAACCGGGTCCTAGAGTCTTAAATACATCCTTCCGTGTCCTAACatatgatattttctttttctgcttCAGTTTTTCATCGGGTTGAAAAGAATCTAACATGCCGTCTCCATGCCCATCTTCATTGTAAGTCCAAACTGTAGTTCTGCAATCGTCATTGACAGCATATATACACTTTTCAATACTACCATGGAGCCCAGCTAGCAGAGATCCACATTGGTTAAGGCTTTTAGAAACAGGGGAATGCAATTTTGTATCTGTTACGCAAGCCAAATCTAAGCTGATGCCACACCATATCGACACAAAATCCCTAAGATCAATCACTCGAACAAGAGAGGAAGAAACTAATGATGAGATGTCAATAATTTCAGCAATGGATATATACCTGCAAGAAAAATGACTAATTAATTTACAcagaaaataaagtgaaatgggatctcaaataaaatttcaacgATACAGAAACCATGCAAGAAAGGTATTCATGCCCTTAAATTTTACTTCCATTGTTACAGCCAATGatattattatgatataatagGAAACGTTTTTAGCAATCAAATACGAAATCAACAAGCCAACAACTATTAGAAACATTTTTGCAACGTGAAAATCATGGAACTGTAAAGAACGAAGTGGTCCGTATCTGATTTCGTGGAAATAGCTTAAAATATCACCATTTTTCCCAGGTCCCACAGCAAAGAGAGACATAATTTCTTATAATATCCTACAAACATAGGCAGGAATAGGGTAAGGGGAGAGATTTATCTTGACGGCAACATGAGTATTAATAATGTTTATAATGCTAAAACAATGCTAAACAAAtcatagaaaaacaaaaagagggcttagtaataataaatatggtTGATGCATTGGATGGACGCGAAGTGGTTAATATTATACCTCTAAGACCACAGCCTTAACTTTCCTCAAATTTATGCTCAATGAATAATGACCTCTGTCTGTTAATCATTTATTAAGACTTAAGAGAACACAGCaaacttatttttcttgtttcttttttctgttcttTTGTTAATTAGAGAGactgatttatattttattgatatgcTCATTTATAGAGCTTGAAAGTAAGTACATAAACTGGATATCATGATATCCCATAGTTTTAGGCATAGATATTGGTAAATCATAATTATACCATAATATACCATATTTTTTGGGACAAATATTGGTAAAT is a window of Vigna unguiculata cultivar IT97K-499-35 chromosome 4, ASM411807v1, whole genome shotgun sequence DNA encoding:
- the LOC114181577 gene encoding O-fucosyltransferase 30 isoform X1 encodes the protein MSGGEKFQTINSRNGKVSDYFCAQLFSANLLECGGFINVCYQYSSINTLNPNTTTRMLSKRKPLYRFPFIPVSVLLICLSFLFLYHYYVKPSSQISRFSNISTSHTPQCSSQALTLGEKFMWYAPHSGFSNQLSEFKNAILMAGILNRTLVVPPILDHHAVALGSCPKFRVVDPEDIRKSVWDHVIELVQSRRYISIAEIIDISSLVSSSLVRVIDLRDFVSIWCGISLDLACVTDTKLHSPVSKSLNQCGSLLAGLHGSIEKCIYAVNDDCRTTVWTYNEDGHGDGMLDSFQPDEKLKQKKKISYVRTRKDVFKTLGPGSEAESASLLAFGTLFSAPYKGSELYVDIRESNQNQRFLSLKEETKLLSFVPEILIAGKEFAKQTIRAPFLCAQLRLLDGQFKNHQKATFQGLKQKLESLRKEGTLPIHIFIMTDLPGDNWTNTYLGDLVRENDKYMLYFLKENDKLIKRAAIKLMTAGHGQRFLSNSYSTIGKKYCSSQRLPDLLLYVEQTVCSCASLGFVGTPGSTIAENIELMRKFGSSSQKC
- the LOC114181577 gene encoding O-fucosyltransferase 30 isoform X2, producing the protein MLSKRKPLYRFPFIPVSVLLICLSFLFLYHYYVKPSSQISRFSNISTSHTPQCSSQALTLGEKFMWYAPHSGFSNQLSEFKNAILMAGILNRTLVVPPILDHHAVALGSCPKFRVVDPEDIRKSVWDHVIELVQSRRYISIAEIIDISSLVSSSLVRVIDLRDFVSIWCGISLDLACVTDTKLHSPVSKSLNQCGSLLAGLHGSIEKCIYAVNDDCRTTVWTYNEDGHGDGMLDSFQPDEKLKQKKKISYVRTRKDVFKTLGPGSEAESASLLAFGTLFSAPYKGSELYVDIRESNQNQRFLSLKEETKLLSFVPEILIAGKEFAKQTIRAPFLCAQLRLLDGQFKNHQKATFQGLKQKLESLRKEGTLPIHIFIMTDLPGDNWTNTYLGDLVRENDKYMLYFLKENDKLIKRAAIKLMTAGHGQRFLSNSYSTIGKKYCSSQRLPDLLLYVEQTVCSCASLGFVGTPGSTIAENIELMRKFGSSSQKC